From Gemmatimonadaceae bacterium, the proteins below share one genomic window:
- a CDS encoding 4'-phosphopantetheinyl transferase superfamily protein produces MSVTVWRIALDRQLPQRLPLSPDEAEIAARFRFPRHGDRYRVAHWGLREILAAATGQPADALAFSRDDRGKPQFARGDGPAFNLSHAEDLALVAVADRLPAPGTPVATGRGVPHVSVGVDVDCQRAVPEMMAVANSHFAVEEREALRATPDDERLTTFYRIWTRKEAFVKATGSGVGPALARFAVTAAARDARILRADDYPEAASDWTLKHIALGAPYVGAVVVTAPQVSVELRDWVP; encoded by the coding sequence ATGTCCGTCACCGTTTGGCGCATCGCCCTCGACCGGCAGCTCCCACAGCGTCTGCCCCTCTCCCCAGACGAGGCGGAGATCGCCGCGCGCTTCCGCTTCCCGCGTCACGGCGACCGCTATCGCGTCGCGCACTGGGGCTTGCGCGAAATCCTCGCCGCGGCGACGGGTCAACCCGCAGACGCCCTCGCGTTCAGCCGGGACGATCGCGGGAAGCCGCAGTTCGCCCGCGGGGACGGCCCTGCCTTTAATCTCTCGCACGCCGAGGACCTGGCTCTCGTGGCCGTCGCCGACCGCCTTCCGGCGCCGGGAACTCCAGTCGCGACGGGGCGCGGTGTCCCGCACGTGTCAGTCGGTGTGGATGTCGATTGCCAACGTGCGGTTCCCGAGATGATGGCGGTCGCGAACTCGCATTTTGCGGTGGAGGAACGCGAGGCGCTGCGGGCGACACCTGACGACGAACGACTGACGACCTTCTACCGGATCTGGACCCGCAAGGAGGCCTTCGTGAAGGCGACTGGCAGCGGGGTGGGGCCCGCACTGGCGCGCTTCGCCGTCACCGCCGCCGCACGCGATGCCCGCATCCTTCGCGCCGACGACTACCCCGAGGCGGCCAGCGACTGGACACTCAAACACATCGCACTCGGGGCTCCGTACGTGGGTGCCGTCGTGGTGACAGCGCCGCAGGTTTCCGTCGAGCTCAGAGACTGGGTGCCCTGA
- a CDS encoding glycosyltransferase: protein MIAAVLATVVMLAAAIGVYAYFGYPAMLVAVAKLSSRRAVHRQPPTQWPQVTITLPAYNAEHTLRPVLEALVAVDYPADRRRILVVSDGSTDGTDDLVRSYGGQGVELLRLEGRLGKTEVENRAMSAMQGEIVVNTDASVTVHPGAVKALVAALGDETVGVASARDISIASVGAQGHASEAAYVGYEMWVRGLETEVDGIIGSSGCLYAARTELHRRVLPGHLSRDFSSALWARLNGYRAVSVDDALCFVPRAASMQVEYRRKIRTMSRGIQTLFYHAQLMDPWRYGAFAWMLLSHKLVRWLVPWCLLAIAIAVPLLGYVGFRDGAPWAALALAVLGGEIACLALAAAGWWWPTSGKPPRLLAAAAYFVTGNVAGIVAWWRALTDQRAPVWEPTPRAMQR from the coding sequence TTGATTGCCGCGGTCCTGGCGACGGTCGTGATGCTGGCCGCAGCAATCGGCGTCTACGCCTATTTCGGCTATCCCGCGATGCTTGTCGCCGTCGCGAAGCTCTCCTCCCGCAGAGCGGTTCACCGGCAGCCACCGACGCAGTGGCCACAGGTCACCATCACGCTGCCAGCCTACAACGCCGAGCATACGCTGCGACCCGTGCTCGAGGCCTTGGTCGCCGTCGACTATCCGGCGGATCGCCGCCGCATCCTGGTGGTGTCCGACGGCTCCACGGACGGCACCGACGACCTCGTACGTAGCTACGGCGGTCAGGGTGTCGAGTTGCTTCGCCTCGAGGGGAGGCTGGGCAAGACCGAGGTCGAAAACCGTGCGATGTCGGCGATGCAGGGCGAGATCGTCGTGAACACGGATGCGTCGGTGACGGTACACCCCGGAGCGGTAAAGGCACTGGTTGCCGCGCTCGGCGACGAGACCGTCGGCGTTGCGTCCGCACGCGACATTTCGATTGCGTCGGTTGGCGCGCAGGGGCACGCCAGCGAGGCCGCGTACGTGGGCTACGAGATGTGGGTGCGCGGGCTCGAAACCGAGGTGGACGGCATCATTGGCTCGTCTGGATGTCTCTACGCGGCGCGAACCGAGCTCCACCGACGCGTGCTACCCGGCCATCTCAGCCGGGACTTTTCGTCCGCGTTGTGGGCGCGGCTAAATGGCTATCGAGCGGTCAGCGTCGACGACGCCCTGTGCTTCGTGCCACGCGCAGCCAGCATGCAGGTGGAGTATCGGCGGAAGATCCGCACGATGAGCCGCGGCATCCAGACTCTCTTCTATCACGCGCAGCTGATGGACCCGTGGCGATACGGCGCGTTTGCCTGGATGTTGCTCTCGCACAAGCTCGTGCGCTGGCTCGTCCCCTGGTGCCTGTTGGCCATTGCGATCGCCGTCCCACTTCTGGGCTATGTGGGCTTCCGCGACGGCGCCCCGTGGGCCGCTTTGGCGCTAGCGGTGCTCGGCGGAGAGATCGCGTGCCTCGCGCTCGCGGCCGCTGGGTGGTGGTGGCCAACGAGCGGCAAGCCACCGCGCCTGCTCGCGGCGGCGGCGTATTTCGTCACCGGCAACGTCGCGGGCATTGTCGCCTGGTGGCGCGCCCTGACCGACCAGCGCGCGCCGGTCTGGGAGCCGACCCCGCGCGCCATGCAGCGCTAG
- a CDS encoding SGNH/GDSL hydrolase family protein yields MASWFGVVLRSPRKQDFAYNVAFSGHRCAHLTLPRGQVTQLEDELRRDPSAWSESVAVIRIGINDLGTQSRLRLVANADSNPEAARALQECLRDIAVAVDRLHATVPTLRVVLAGIADNTGWPPLHGAFQSEVEILRLERYHDAFDDGLRDIAAQRSRVAFLDERALFRRYWGSRSATGVPEYRSVHIGGLSVTPTQGDGIEHMTLADGHAGTVANTLWAKTLVDVLIDSLDVEMPRVTVAELEAFLRGL; encoded by the coding sequence GTGGCGTCCTGGTTCGGTGTGGTGCTGCGGTCTCCTCGCAAGCAGGACTTCGCGTACAACGTGGCCTTCTCCGGCCACCGTTGCGCGCACCTGACGCTCCCTCGGGGGCAGGTCACGCAACTTGAGGATGAACTGCGTCGCGATCCAAGCGCCTGGTCCGAAAGCGTTGCCGTCATCCGGATCGGCATCAACGACCTCGGCACGCAGTCGCGGCTGCGGCTCGTCGCCAATGCAGACTCGAATCCCGAGGCAGCCCGTGCGCTCCAGGAGTGCCTACGGGACATTGCGGTTGCCGTCGATCGCCTACACGCCACGGTGCCGACGCTTCGCGTGGTGCTTGCGGGCATCGCCGACAACACCGGATGGCCGCCACTGCACGGGGCGTTTCAGTCGGAGGTGGAAATCCTTCGCCTGGAGCGCTACCACGACGCGTTCGACGACGGCCTTCGCGACATCGCAGCGCAGCGTTCCCGCGTGGCCTTCCTCGATGAACGCGCGCTGTTTCGACGGTACTGGGGCAGTCGCTCGGCGACTGGCGTCCCGGAATACCGCTCGGTCCATATCGGAGGCCTGTCCGTCACGCCCACACAGGGCGACGGCATCGAACACATGACGCTGGCGGACGGTCACGCGGGAACGGTCGCGAACACGCTTTGGGCGAAGACGCTCGTCGACGTGCTCATCGACAGCCTCGACGTCGAGATGCCGCGCGTTACGGTCGCGGAGTTAGAGGCATTCCTGCGTGGACTCTAA
- a CDS encoding alpha/beta hydrolase — protein sequence MSGAAVQFGSRALPLFGLFEPAANPRRRASVLICPPLGWEYLRAHRTLRLLATRLVDLGYDVLRFDYRGTGDSAGRLDDVEDAADFVADVSAALEELQSLSGNDRTILLGLREGASFAAAAGAAASGTRVSRLVLWDHPSWDEGRAAAASPESSDSPLLPLPPLRASLLALRSAPSPASDVPAVLVSSFSEESIPSPWRERAAAIAAGVGSPACWVEERDFGAGAVPVRLLERILDVGFPS from the coding sequence GTGAGCGGCGCGGCCGTGCAGTTCGGCTCACGCGCGCTGCCGCTGTTCGGACTCTTCGAGCCCGCCGCCAATCCCCGCCGGCGTGCAAGCGTGCTCATCTGTCCGCCGCTCGGCTGGGAGTATCTCCGCGCGCACCGCACGCTGCGACTGTTGGCCACGCGGCTCGTGGACCTGGGCTACGACGTGCTACGGTTCGACTATCGCGGCACCGGCGACAGTGCGGGACGTCTGGATGATGTGGAGGACGCCGCCGACTTCGTGGCGGATGTGTCCGCAGCGCTTGAGGAGCTCCAGAGCCTCTCTGGCAACGATCGGACGATCCTGCTCGGCTTGCGCGAGGGTGCGTCCTTCGCCGCAGCCGCGGGGGCAGCGGCTTCCGGCACGCGGGTCTCTCGTCTCGTCCTCTGGGACCATCCCAGTTGGGACGAGGGCCGGGCAGCGGCGGCGAGTCCCGAATCCAGCGATTCGCCACTGCTGCCACTCCCACCGCTGCGCGCAAGCCTGTTGGCACTGCGATCCGCACCGTCTCCCGCATCCGATGTGCCCGCCGTGCTGGTGTCGTCATTTTCGGAGGAGTCCATCCCGTCACCGTGGCGCGAGCGCGCCGCCGCCATTGCCGCCGGCGTCGGCTCGCCGGCGTGCTGGGTCGAGGAGCGCGACTTCGGCGCCGGAGCCGTGCCCGTCCGGCTCCTCGAGCGAATCCTGGATGTGGGGTTTCCGTCGTGA
- a CDS encoding methyltransferase, TIGR04325 family, translating into MRRPFVRWLRALREWRAGRAFFSQAEGPRFFGCFPTRQAALSAIRPPKAVGYDYPQVTELNFVRMCEVAPWDAPVIEALRQRLSTHRSILDLGGHLGTKFRAFRTALPDIDARRWTVWELPSMVVAGTKRAQEERLAALVFTSDLSTVSEDHDLVLASGLLQYLEGRLADVLRGLSALPRTLIINKLAVTDGNPYFMLENLGYSAVPYHVRRERDELDALGALGFRVVERWVIPELSHEVPFRPERGASASIGLVLERT; encoded by the coding sequence GTGAGGCGGCCCTTCGTCCGCTGGTTGCGTGCGCTGCGTGAGTGGCGCGCTGGCCGCGCCTTCTTCTCGCAGGCGGAAGGACCGCGCTTCTTTGGTTGCTTCCCGACGCGCCAGGCTGCGCTCTCGGCAATCCGGCCTCCCAAGGCCGTCGGCTACGACTACCCGCAAGTCACGGAACTCAACTTCGTGCGGATGTGTGAGGTGGCCCCGTGGGATGCCCCGGTGATCGAGGCGCTGCGACAGCGACTGTCCACGCATCGCAGCATCCTGGATCTTGGAGGCCACCTCGGCACGAAGTTCCGCGCCTTTCGCACGGCGCTCCCCGACATCGACGCGCGGCGTTGGACGGTGTGGGAGCTTCCGTCGATGGTGGTGGCGGGTACGAAGCGCGCGCAGGAGGAACGGCTCGCGGCCTTGGTGTTCACCTCCGACCTGTCAACGGTTTCAGAGGACCACGACCTCGTGCTCGCGTCGGGCCTTCTGCAGTACCTTGAAGGGCGCCTCGCCGACGTGTTGCGCGGCCTCAGCGCCCTTCCGCGGACCCTGATCATCAACAAGCTCGCAGTGACCGACGGCAACCCCTACTTCATGCTGGAGAATCTCGGCTACTCCGCCGTTCCGTATCACGTCCGTCGAGAGCGCGATGAGCTCGACGCCCTTGGGGCCCTTGGCTTCCGGGTCGTGGAGCGCTGGGTGATTCCTGAACTGTCGCACGAGGTGCCCTTCCGGCCGGAGCGGGGCGCCAGTGCCAGCATCGGTCTCGTCCTGGAGCGCACGTGA
- a CDS encoding amino acid adenylation domain-containing protein, protein MKARDLLRALASRNIRVSLEGDQLQVRAPAGRLETADVEALRAVRTELLDALREAGRWGLLLSGQQERLWFFEQTEPGLSAYTLPGAFRLQGPLDAQALRSALSDFVERHDLARVHVRTVDGTPVLSFAPAAPFDLRVLDAADLVDDLDDREAIEDLVVETGNASLALDEPPLIRFTLIRIGPSEHVLVVLVHHLIWDGWSFDIFLRDAGEFYAARVEQREPSLPELVGSYGAFVLDQQGPTEATEAGHRYWAEALAAAPATLELPTDRARPPRVTYDGARIPLAVTQGVLEELRRLCREEGVTLFTLLLAVYAVLLHRLTGQDDLVVAAPMQGRSRQSLEEVVGFFVNTLPLRLRPARDEPFATFLHRVRDVVVGALEHRDTTFDWMVREFGRRDGSRTPLYQTMFTHQFAADRVRRWGDLDISSFARGTRSVTTDLGLWVREYSDRLDGGLDFRTDLWDEASAASMLRAYHALLAAVVTDRAVAIGNLPLLREAEAEAETEGRAGAERMPAPEETVLGLVAAEVRRRPDAIAVADSAGTTSFAKLWGHSAATAALLHRTDASGAVVAVLMRRSRQLPTALLGIWRAGATYLPMDPDYPEERLRLMVEDSGVTHALVDGKTEELARRLGLTALRLPDAETATDGEWKDEAPAATAYRIYTSGSTGRPKGVDIPQLALVNHLHAMRSLTGIGADDVWLAVTTISFDISILELLLPLVAGARVFVASDAEARGSEAVAEVLDASAATIMQATPVVWRSLLDDRWQGRLRVAVCGGEALSPSLATALGLHCGLLLHVYGPTETTIWSTATALADASRGVSIGRPIENTTVYVLDAERRPVPQGARGEIWIGGLGVASGYWNRPELTAERFVSDPFVRGWGGRMYRTGDLGRWRADGQLEFLGRSDAQVKVRGHRIELTEIEAALESLPEVKAAAVDARGHDADRRLVAWVVPTDPLRPPTGSDIRAALRRRLPDAFVPGRFAVVDGIPVLPNGKRDRARLVDPLLDVPVQQPRQDPPQGPVELGIAAEWCALLGIKQVYRDDNFFELGGHSLLALRASAAIARRTGHKIDPRRFFFATLAQLAEPE, encoded by the coding sequence GTGAAGGCGCGCGACCTGCTGCGGGCGCTCGCATCCCGAAACATCCGCGTGTCGCTCGAGGGCGATCAGCTGCAGGTGCGCGCCCCCGCCGGCCGGCTCGAGACGGCGGACGTCGAGGCGCTGCGCGCCGTTCGGACCGAACTCCTCGATGCGCTGCGGGAAGCCGGCCGCTGGGGTCTGCTGCTCTCGGGGCAGCAGGAACGGCTGTGGTTCTTCGAGCAGACCGAACCGGGGCTGTCCGCCTATACGCTGCCGGGCGCGTTTCGCCTGCAAGGTCCCCTCGATGCCCAGGCGCTGCGGAGCGCGCTGAGTGACTTCGTCGAGCGCCACGACCTCGCGCGCGTCCACGTGCGGACCGTCGACGGCACGCCGGTGCTCTCATTTGCACCCGCCGCGCCCTTCGACCTGCGTGTGCTCGACGCGGCCGACCTCGTGGACGATCTCGACGACCGAGAGGCGATCGAGGACTTGGTGGTCGAGACCGGCAACGCATCGCTAGCGCTCGACGAACCCCCGCTCATCCGCTTCACCCTGATCCGCATCGGTCCGTCCGAGCACGTCTTGGTGGTGCTCGTCCATCATCTGATCTGGGACGGCTGGAGCTTCGACATCTTCCTGCGGGATGCCGGGGAGTTCTATGCCGCGCGCGTCGAGCAGCGTGAGCCGAGTCTCCCGGAACTGGTTGGCAGTTACGGCGCCTTCGTGCTCGACCAGCAGGGCCCGACGGAGGCGACCGAAGCCGGCCATCGCTATTGGGCCGAGGCGCTCGCCGCGGCGCCCGCGACACTCGAACTGCCGACCGACCGTGCGCGGCCGCCTCGGGTCACGTATGACGGGGCCCGCATCCCGTTGGCGGTGACGCAGGGCGTGCTAGAGGAGCTGCGCCGGCTCTGTCGTGAGGAAGGCGTGACGCTCTTCACGCTCCTGCTCGCGGTGTACGCCGTGCTGCTGCATCGACTGACGGGACAGGACGATCTCGTCGTCGCGGCGCCGATGCAGGGCCGGAGCCGGCAGTCCCTTGAGGAAGTCGTGGGATTCTTCGTCAACACGTTGCCGCTGCGCCTGCGGCCCGCGCGCGACGAGCCCTTTGCGACGTTTCTTCACCGCGTGCGCGATGTGGTCGTTGGTGCGTTGGAGCACCGGGATACGACCTTCGACTGGATGGTGCGCGAGTTCGGCCGACGGGACGGGAGCCGCACGCCACTCTACCAGACGATGTTCACCCATCAGTTCGCGGCCGATCGCGTTCGACGCTGGGGAGACCTCGATATCAGTTCGTTCGCCCGCGGCACACGCAGCGTGACGACGGATCTCGGGCTCTGGGTGCGCGAGTATAGCGACCGCCTCGACGGTGGACTCGACTTTCGAACCGATCTTTGGGACGAGGCGTCGGCCGCGAGCATGCTGCGCGCCTACCACGCGCTGCTGGCGGCGGTGGTGACGGACCGGGCGGTGGCGATTGGCAACCTGCCGCTGCTGAGGGAGGCGGAGGCGGAAGCCGAGACCGAGGGGCGCGCCGGCGCCGAGCGGATGCCGGCGCCCGAGGAGACTGTCCTGGGGTTGGTCGCGGCGGAGGTTCGGCGGCGACCGGATGCGATTGCCGTCGCCGACTCCGCCGGCACTACCAGCTTCGCGAAGCTCTGGGGCCACTCAGCCGCGACGGCGGCCCTGCTGCATCGGACCGACGCGTCGGGTGCCGTGGTGGCGGTCCTGATGCGCCGATCTCGCCAGCTGCCGACTGCGTTGCTGGGCATTTGGCGTGCGGGCGCGACCTACTTGCCGATGGATCCCGACTACCCCGAGGAGCGCCTGCGCCTGATGGTCGAGGACTCAGGGGTCACGCACGCCCTTGTCGACGGCAAGACGGAGGAACTGGCGAGGCGACTCGGACTGACTGCACTGCGGCTGCCGGACGCTGAGACGGCCACCGATGGCGAATGGAAGGATGAGGCACCCGCGGCCACTGCGTATCGCATCTATACCTCGGGTTCGACGGGCCGACCGAAGGGCGTGGACATTCCCCAGTTGGCGCTGGTCAATCATCTCCACGCCATGCGTTCGCTCACCGGCATCGGCGCCGACGACGTGTGGCTCGCCGTCACGACGATCTCGTTCGACATCTCGATTCTCGAGCTGCTGCTGCCGCTGGTCGCCGGGGCGCGGGTCTTCGTGGCGTCGGACGCGGAGGCGCGTGGCTCCGAGGCGGTGGCGGAGGTGTTGGATGCGTCCGCTGCGACGATCATGCAGGCCACGCCTGTCGTCTGGCGCTCGCTACTGGACGATCGCTGGCAGGGCCGGCTCCGCGTGGCGGTCTGTGGCGGAGAGGCACTGTCGCCATCGCTCGCAACGGCGCTGGGCCTGCACTGTGGCCTGTTGCTCCACGTGTACGGCCCGACCGAGACGACCATTTGGTCCACGGCAACCGCGCTGGCGGATGCGTCGCGCGGCGTGAGCATCGGACGCCCCATCGAGAATACGACGGTTTACGTGCTCGACGCGGAACGCCGTCCGGTGCCGCAGGGTGCACGCGGTGAGATCTGGATCGGCGGACTCGGGGTCGCGAGCGGTTACTGGAACAGACCGGAGCTCACGGCCGAGCGATTCGTGTCGGATCCCTTCGTGCGCGGCTGGGGCGGCCGGATGTATCGGACCGGAGACCTCGGACGATGGCGGGCCGATGGACAGCTCGAGTTTCTCGGGCGTAGCGATGCACAGGTCAAGGTGCGGGGCCATCGGATCGAGCTCACGGAGATCGAAGCCGCGCTTGAGTCGTTGCCAGAAGTAAAGGCGGCGGCGGTGGATGCTCGCGGGCACGACGCAGATCGCCGCCTCGTCGCGTGGGTGGTGCCCACGGACCCGCTGCGGCCTCCCACGGGCAGTGACATCCGGGCGGCGCTGCGGCGGCGACTGCCCGACGCTTTCGTGCCAGGACGATTTGCGGTCGTCGACGGCATCCCGGTCTTGCCCAATGGAAAGCGTGACCGCGCGCGGCTCGTCGATCCGCTCCTCGACGTTCCGGTGCAACAGCCCCGTCAGGACCCGCCCCAGGGACCGGTGGAGCTGGGCATCGCCGCGGAGTGGTGCGCGCTGCTCGGGATCAAGCAGGTGTACCGCGACGACAATTTCTTCGAACTTGGCGGCCACTCGCTGCTGGCGCTGCGTGCCTCGGCGGCCATCGCCCGGCGGACCGGGCACAAGATCGACCCGCGACGCTTCTTCTTCGCGACGCTCGCGCAGTTGGCCGAGCCCGAGTGA
- a CDS encoding amino acid adenylation domain-containing protein, which yields MSAQPTMAAGPASFPVGSGLTTDSQRELLAAARLGRDASLAYNEGTRLSVHSGLDVARLERALRALYRRHESLRMTFSRDNEAFFVWDRELIIERRAVVPSVDGSLSFDAAATELVSEPFDLDHGPLFRAVFLESEATTPGSAELVLLAHHAVCDGWSTGVLLQELLALYQAADAALSDPPSFVRYAAAVRAQDNAAADQFWQRQFAGLPPLMALPTPHTRAPSRDLRAGWIERDIPAAVMQQVQRTAAEHGNTTFGVLLAACSAWTQRLTAVDDLVMAVPTAGQAVAAMPELVGHCVHVLPIRVFVDPQQRVAELFRRVALRLAEAREHGTYTIGRLLQRVGLPRRSGHVPVTPIMFNLDREPAADAALREAGLEGTVRGVPRVAEYFELFVNLVQRQDGSCRLECQYNRSLFPEPVVREWLETLLAMLEQMVANPDGRVAALDARSADAVRRMRGEWQGIAQPLPPFASVAAWIADLATRDGEAIAVRHANLERSYRQLMEEADRVAQALRAAGVTRGSRVFCSVDRGLHLPAALLGAMRVGAAYVPVDPRQPATRIRTVMEDLRPAAWMHSGSLPASPARESIREVDVRTVATGDSAAAGEAQASPDDVVYVMPTSGSTGQPKYVEVTQANLLNFLAAMQAVLRCSATDRFLAHTPLTFDIAALELYLPLTLGASIVMVDADTARDGEQLAAVIAASAATVVQATPSTWRQLLAAGWRANRPTVAIAGGEALPSDISAQLRRAATRAFNAYGPTETTVWSTLHELVDDAVPVSIGRPIANTSVSVEDAAGSPVPVGVPGELVIGGHGVARGYFGQSALSQERFVEDPGRPGFRRFRTGDTVAWQADGTLRFLGRRDDQVKLRGVRVELGEVESAFVGMPDIADAAVRLWDDGAGDCRLAAYLVQSDGRTLDIARVRAALSERLPAALIPQHLVPVPSLPRTTNGKLDRQALPAPHGHASAAVESTGIWTPREREVAEAWQAVLGVAIPSPSADFFALGGHSILAARAVAQLEQRLNSRIGVRLLFEHSQLSEFARRLPTGESTDHWEVLTL from the coding sequence ATGAGCGCGCAGCCAACAATGGCGGCGGGCCCCGCAAGCTTCCCTGTCGGATCCGGCCTGACCACGGACTCCCAGCGTGAGTTGCTGGCCGCCGCGCGTCTCGGCAGGGACGCAAGTCTGGCGTACAACGAGGGCACACGGCTGAGCGTGCACAGCGGCTTGGACGTGGCGCGGCTGGAGAGAGCCCTGCGGGCGCTGTATCGCCGGCATGAGTCGCTGCGGATGACGTTCAGCCGCGACAACGAGGCATTCTTTGTCTGGGACCGTGAGCTGATCATCGAGCGACGCGCCGTCGTGCCGTCCGTGGATGGCTCCCTGTCCTTCGACGCCGCGGCGACCGAGCTCGTATCTGAGCCCTTCGACCTCGACCACGGCCCGCTGTTTCGCGCCGTCTTTCTCGAGTCCGAAGCAACGACGCCGGGCTCGGCGGAGCTCGTGCTGCTCGCACATCACGCGGTGTGCGATGGCTGGTCGACGGGTGTGCTACTGCAGGAACTGCTGGCGCTGTATCAGGCAGCGGACGCAGCACTCTCCGACCCGCCCTCGTTCGTGCGCTACGCCGCGGCCGTCCGCGCGCAGGACAACGCAGCGGCCGACCAGTTCTGGCAGCGACAGTTCGCTGGCCTGCCACCGCTGATGGCCCTGCCCACGCCACACACGCGGGCCCCAAGCCGGGACCTGCGCGCGGGGTGGATCGAACGCGATATTCCGGCCGCCGTGATGCAGCAGGTGCAACGGACGGCCGCCGAGCACGGCAACACGACCTTCGGCGTCCTTCTCGCGGCCTGCTCGGCCTGGACGCAGCGACTCACCGCTGTCGACGATCTCGTGATGGCCGTGCCGACGGCCGGCCAAGCCGTCGCCGCGATGCCGGAGTTGGTGGGGCACTGCGTCCACGTGCTGCCGATTCGCGTCTTCGTCGATCCGCAGCAGCGGGTCGCGGAGCTGTTCCGGCGCGTGGCCCTGCGACTCGCCGAAGCGCGGGAGCACGGGACGTACACGATCGGCCGATTGCTGCAGCGCGTCGGCCTTCCCCGCCGCAGCGGCCACGTGCCCGTCACGCCCATCATGTTCAATCTCGACCGTGAGCCGGCAGCGGACGCAGCACTGCGCGAGGCGGGATTGGAAGGTACGGTGCGCGGGGTCCCGCGCGTGGCCGAGTACTTCGAGCTGTTCGTGAACCTGGTGCAGCGACAGGATGGCTCGTGCCGCCTGGAGTGCCAGTACAACCGCTCGCTGTTTCCCGAGCCGGTTGTGCGGGAGTGGCTGGAGACGCTGCTGGCGATGCTTGAGCAGATGGTCGCGAACCCTGACGGGCGCGTGGCGGCGCTGGATGCCCGGTCAGCCGATGCGGTGCGGCGCATGCGAGGCGAGTGGCAGGGAATCGCGCAGCCTCTGCCACCGTTTGCCAGCGTGGCGGCGTGGATCGCGGACCTGGCCACGCGCGACGGCGAGGCCATTGCCGTTCGCCACGCGAACTTGGAGCGTAGCTATCGACAGTTGATGGAGGAGGCCGACCGTGTGGCGCAGGCGCTTCGCGCTGCGGGCGTCACGCGAGGGAGTCGCGTGTTCTGTTCAGTGGACCGCGGCCTGCACCTCCCCGCGGCCCTGCTTGGCGCGATGCGCGTCGGCGCCGCATACGTGCCCGTGGACCCGCGTCAGCCTGCGACGCGAATCAGGACCGTGATGGAGGACCTCAGGCCAGCGGCTTGGATGCACAGCGGCTCGCTTCCCGCGAGTCCGGCGCGGGAGTCAATTCGCGAAGTGGACGTGCGCACGGTCGCGACCGGCGACAGCGCCGCTGCCGGCGAGGCGCAGGCCTCGCCTGACGATGTCGTGTACGTGATGCCGACGTCGGGGTCCACGGGCCAGCCCAAGTACGTCGAGGTGACGCAGGCGAATCTGCTCAACTTTCTGGCCGCGATGCAGGCGGTCCTGCGCTGTTCCGCGACGGACCGTTTCCTGGCGCACACCCCGCTGACGTTCGATATCGCGGCGCTGGAGCTGTACCTACCGCTGACGCTCGGCGCCAGCATCGTGATGGTGGACGCCGACACCGCCCGCGACGGTGAGCAGCTGGCCGCGGTGATCGCGGCGTCCGCGGCGACGGTGGTTCAGGCGACGCCCTCCACCTGGCGACAGCTGCTGGCTGCGGGGTGGCGCGCCAACCGACCGACAGTCGCCATCGCCGGCGGCGAGGCGCTGCCCTCTGACATCAGTGCGCAACTGCGCCGCGCGGCGACTCGTGCGTTCAACGCCTACGGCCCGACCGAGACCACGGTCTGGTCCACGCTGCACGAGCTGGTCGACGACGCGGTTCCTGTCTCGATCGGTCGGCCCATCGCAAACACCAGCGTGTCGGTGGAGGATGCTGCGGGCTCGCCGGTGCCCGTCGGTGTACCGGGAGAGCTCGTGATCGGCGGGCACGGAGTGGCACGCGGATACTTCGGCCAGTCGGCACTCTCGCAGGAGCGCTTCGTCGAGGACCCAGGGCGGCCGGGATTCCGGCGCTTCCGGACTGGCGACACCGTCGCCTGGCAGGCCGATGGTACGCTGCGCTTCCTCGGCCGGCGCGACGACCAGGTCAAGCTGCGCGGCGTGCGCGTCGAGCTTGGCGAGGTCGAGTCGGCCTTTGTCGGGATGCCCGACATCGCCGACGCGGCGGTGCGGCTCTGGGACGATGGCGCAGGTGACTGCCGGCTCGCCGCGTACCTTGTGCAATCCGACGGCCGTACGCTCGACATCGCGCGCGTTCGGGCGGCGCTGTCGGAGCGTCTCCCGGCGGCGCTGATACCGCAGCACCTGGTCCCCGTGCCCAGCCTCCCGCGCACGACAAACGGCAAGCTCGATCGCCAAGCCCTGCCGGCCCCGCACGGCCATGCCTCGGCCGCGGTCGAGTCGACGGGGATCTGGACCCCACGGGAGCGAGAGGTGGCGGAGGCCTGGCAGGCGGTGCTGGGAGTTGCGATTCCCTCGCCCTCAGCGGACTTCTTCGCGTTGGGTGGCCATTCGATCCTTGCCGCGCGGGCGGTGGCACAGCTCGAGCAGCGCCTCAACAGTCGCATCGGTGTGCGGCTGCTGTTCGAGCACTCACAGCTGTCGGAGTTTGCGCGCCGCCTGCCGACGGGCGAATCGACGGATCACTGGGAGGTCCTGACGCTGTGA